From Sporocytophaga myxococcoides, one genomic window encodes:
- a CDS encoding PQQ-dependent sugar dehydrogenase has protein sequence MRITVVLSLFIQLVIMKSVFSSDLPPGFIEQEIATGLNPVSITKGLNNTIYITEKNGKVRVVQNDVLLPSPLLDVEVNDFNERGLISIALHPDFFNNGYYYAYYCPKNRNKNRVVRFTATNNGRSTLPGSEVLLIELDTLVGGIHNGGCLKFGSDGKLYIGTGEGGVATNSKLLTNTLGKILRINDDGSIPTDNPFFNDPTVTGINKSIYAYGLRNPFAFEFDATGQLYTTDVGGSTAEEINKILPGKFYGWPDREGNSGSTSIANYQGPEYFYTHQGGACAIIGCSFYNPLNKTFPAEYTGQIFFGDYCTEKIYAWDPVTKIRTDFATGANRPLWYLFADNGDMYYVERNGADGGSAGANTVSYDGKLWKIKYTNSNEVFINQNPQSSALVVGENTFFTITAYSNLQPLTYQWYKNGVLLEGATNDTLLVKSVTIADNNAIFECVVSNSVSSITSTEATLTVIQNTRPVPMISSPLANFKYKANDVLKISGTATDAEDGVLSGASLSFWVDLHHDTHTHPALAPTTGTSLPISFTVPNNGETSPNVFFRVYLKATDSKGFSSTTFTDVHPQLVGITVNSNVPEAKINYDGTYHLAGETIYSVKGIIRSLEAPLVISTNNRTCIFTGWAHGESSKLITFATPNTDVNLYASYDCDEVAYTGDGLTGTYSDVASVNINADGVRLKRVDPEINFNWQYDSPDMGTIDDNNFKAIWDGYIDIPAAGTYTFYLNSFYNDYCKLYIDNQEIINKTSGDYTGVEYFIEKSGNITFNTAGKKKIKVTFEETDWVAAIELLWSGPSITKQIVPQNNLFTNTNITTGNGLTASYLGDVASLSGISPKYTQTDTEIDFNWAAGSPNESLLGNDLYTITWKGYLRPPLEDNYTFTVNGDDGFMLLIDNDTIINQWHDGIIENKEKTIHLKGRTFYPFEFRYYENGGNANIKLQWASSLISKTGIEKKYLYTDMPAVTSNSESLSQNILNFKLARDGSGIRLLSQSDYIEKFDIFNVNGKKIISGTNEIQNQWIDMNNYSDGMYLIQIIDKGRPAVIKFIK, from the coding sequence ATGAGAATTACAGTAGTTTTATCACTTTTCATTCAGTTAGTTATCATGAAAAGTGTATTTTCCTCCGATTTACCTCCCGGATTTATTGAACAGGAAATTGCCACAGGACTTAATCCGGTTTCGATTACCAAAGGACTTAATAACACTATTTATATAACGGAAAAAAATGGTAAAGTAAGAGTCGTGCAGAATGATGTATTATTGCCAAGCCCTCTGTTGGATGTAGAAGTAAACGACTTTAATGAAAGAGGTCTTATCAGTATTGCTTTGCACCCTGACTTTTTCAACAACGGATACTATTATGCTTACTATTGTCCTAAAAACAGAAACAAAAACAGAGTTGTGCGTTTTACTGCCACAAATAATGGTCGGTCAACTCTTCCGGGAAGTGAAGTACTTCTGATAGAACTTGACACTCTTGTAGGAGGTATCCATAACGGGGGATGTCTTAAATTCGGATCAGATGGAAAGCTTTACATTGGAACCGGAGAAGGCGGTGTTGCAACAAACTCTAAATTGCTAACAAACACATTAGGTAAAATACTAAGGATTAACGATGACGGATCCATACCAACAGACAATCCTTTCTTTAACGATCCAACAGTCACCGGTATAAATAAATCTATATATGCTTATGGATTAAGAAATCCTTTTGCATTTGAATTTGATGCCACTGGTCAATTGTATACTACAGATGTAGGAGGCAGTACTGCAGAAGAAATCAACAAGATACTTCCAGGGAAATTTTATGGATGGCCTGATAGAGAAGGTAACTCCGGAAGCACTTCTATAGCAAATTATCAGGGACCAGAATATTTTTACACTCACCAAGGAGGCGCTTGCGCTATTATCGGATGTTCCTTTTACAATCCTTTAAATAAGACTTTCCCGGCAGAATATACTGGTCAGATCTTCTTTGGCGATTACTGTACAGAGAAAATTTACGCATGGGATCCTGTTACCAAAATAAGGACAGACTTCGCAACAGGCGCTAACCGCCCGCTCTGGTATCTTTTCGCTGATAACGGAGATATGTACTATGTTGAAAGAAATGGTGCTGATGGTGGTTCTGCAGGCGCTAACACAGTAAGTTATGATGGAAAATTATGGAAGATAAAATACACCAATTCAAATGAAGTATTTATCAACCAGAATCCTCAAAGCAGCGCTCTTGTAGTCGGAGAAAATACTTTTTTTACCATTACTGCTTATAGCAACCTTCAACCACTTACCTATCAATGGTATAAAAACGGAGTGCTTCTGGAAGGAGCTACAAATGATACGCTACTTGTTAAATCTGTTACAATAGCAGATAATAATGCAATATTTGAATGTGTGGTATCAAACAGCGTTTCAAGCATCACTTCGACAGAGGCCACGTTAACAGTAATTCAGAACACACGCCCTGTTCCGATGATATCTTCTCCATTAGCTAACTTCAAATACAAAGCAAACGATGTATTAAAAATTTCAGGCACTGCTACAGATGCTGAAGATGGAGTACTTTCCGGAGCTTCACTATCATTTTGGGTTGATCTTCATCATGATACCCATACTCATCCCGCTCTTGCTCCTACAACCGGAACAAGCCTGCCAATCAGCTTTACTGTTCCCAACAATGGAGAAACCTCTCCTAATGTATTCTTTCGAGTATATTTAAAAGCTACCGACTCAAAAGGCTTTTCTTCTACAACGTTTACAGACGTTCATCCTCAACTGGTAGGCATTACCGTAAACTCAAATGTTCCTGAAGCAAAGATTAATTATGATGGAACCTATCATTTAGCAGGAGAAACAATTTATTCTGTAAAAGGAATTATAAGAAGCCTGGAAGCTCCTTTAGTCATTTCAACTAATAACAGGACATGTATCTTTACCGGATGGGCCCATGGTGAATCTTCCAAACTTATAACATTTGCCACTCCAAATACTGATGTGAACTTATATGCATCTTACGATTGCGATGAAGTGGCTTATACCGGAGATGGTCTGACTGGAACTTATTCGGATGTAGCTTCTGTAAACATAAATGCAGATGGTGTCAGACTTAAACGAGTTGATCCTGAAATCAACTTCAACTGGCAATATGATTCTCCTGATATGGGAACAATAGATGACAATAATTTTAAAGCCATCTGGGATGGATATATTGATATACCTGCTGCCGGCACCTATACTTTTTACCTGAATTCCTTCTACAACGATTATTGTAAGCTTTATATAGATAATCAGGAAATTATAAATAAAACTTCTGGGGATTACACAGGGGTTGAATATTTTATTGAAAAGTCAGGTAATATCACATTCAACACTGCTGGTAAGAAAAAAATAAAAGTCACCTTTGAAGAAACAGATTGGGTTGCGGCTATTGAATTACTATGGTCAGGACCTTCTATTACCAAACAGATCGTACCTCAAAATAATCTCTTTACAAACACCAATATTACTACAGGTAATGGACTTACTGCTTCCTACTTGGGAGATGTAGCATCGTTATCTGGTATTTCTCCAAAATACACTCAAACAGACACCGAAATCGACTTTAACTGGGCTGCTGGTTCACCTAATGAAAGTCTTCTTGGAAATGATCTTTATACTATCACATGGAAAGGTTATTTAAGACCTCCTTTAGAAGACAATTATACATTCACCGTAAATGGTGATGATGGATTTATGTTGCTAATAGACAATGATACGATCATTAATCAATGGCATGACGGAATCATTGAAAACAAAGAGAAAACTATTCATCTTAAGGGAAGAACTTTTTATCCTTTTGAGTTTAGATATTATGAAAACGGAGGCAATGCTAATATTAAATTACAGTGGGCATCTTCATTGATAAGCAAAACTGGAATAGAAAAAAAATATTTATATACAGACATGCCAGCTGTTACTTCTAATTCGGAATCATTATCTCAAAACATTTTAAATTTCAAACTGGCCAGAGACGGTTCCGGAATAAGATTATTAAGCCAATCTGATTACATTGAGAAATTTGACATCTTCAATGTAAATGGTAAGAAAATAATTTCAGGAACCAATGAAATCCAGAATCAATGGATAGATATGAACAACTATTCTGATGGAATGTACTTAATTCAGATTATTGATAAAGGCAGACCTGCTGTAATTAAGTTCATAAAATAA
- a CDS encoding S9 family peptidase gives MNQLNSNTPPIAEKIDYQVVSDAGIRNDPYFWMRLSDEQKDSEVQDEQTKKVFDYLNAENDYFQNVMKPTEKLQRKLYAEMTGRIKQEDESVPFLKNGYWYYVRYSEGSEYPVYCRKKGSLEAQEEILLDVNVMAKGHEYYNVVGLSVSEDNTKLAYGLDTISRRIYTIYFMDLVTGEYVGHPIPNTEGYVAWANDNKTIFYSKKDEETLRPDRIYRHIIGDSPEADKLIYHEKDETFYTAIEKSKSKKFLIIGSTSTLASYYKILDADNPLGEFTEFTAKESELEYQVEHFHDKFYILTNLNAPNFRLMETTDRKTSKELWKEIIPHRKDVLLEDIDVFEDFFVLSERYNASTNISIIEHGTGKQKYLPFEETAYTVFTKDNYEINTEWLRFRYTSLTTPNTVYDFNMRTGEQILRKRETVVGGYNPSEYKTERIWAVANDGTKIPMSVVYKKGLTLNGNNPALLYGYGSYGISIDPEFSSKRLSLLDRGFIFAIAHIRGGQEMGRHWYEDGKMFKKINTFTDFINCAEHLIKEGYTSSDKLFAQGGSAGGLLMGAIINLRPDLFKGIIAQVPFVDVVSTMLDESIPLTTGEFDEWGNPKNEESYKYMLSYSPYDNIQSKEYPNILITTGLHDSQVQYWEPAKWTAKLRDLKTDNNVLCLRTNMETGHGGTTGRFKVYEEIAQEFAFVLMISGIEN, from the coding sequence TCAATGCTGAAAATGATTATTTCCAGAATGTCATGAAGCCTACTGAGAAATTGCAAAGAAAGCTTTATGCCGAGATGACAGGAAGGATCAAACAGGAGGATGAAAGTGTCCCTTTTCTCAAAAATGGTTATTGGTATTATGTCAGATATAGTGAGGGATCAGAGTATCCTGTTTATTGCAGAAAGAAGGGATCACTTGAAGCTCAGGAAGAAATACTACTGGATGTTAATGTTATGGCAAAGGGTCATGAATATTATAATGTAGTCGGCCTGTCTGTGAGTGAAGACAATACCAAACTGGCATATGGGCTTGATACTATAAGCAGAAGAATTTATACTATTTATTTTATGGATCTGGTTACCGGTGAATATGTCGGACATCCGATTCCGAATACCGAAGGGTATGTTGCCTGGGCGAATGATAATAAAACAATTTTTTATTCTAAGAAAGATGAAGAAACATTAAGGCCAGATCGTATATATCGTCATATCATAGGCGATAGTCCTGAAGCAGATAAGTTGATTTATCATGAAAAAGATGAGACGTTTTACACTGCTATAGAAAAATCCAAGTCTAAAAAGTTCCTGATTATTGGATCCACAAGCACTCTTGCATCTTATTACAAGATTTTGGATGCAGACAATCCTCTTGGTGAATTTACTGAATTTACTGCTAAAGAAAGTGAGCTGGAGTATCAGGTAGAGCATTTTCATGATAAATTCTATATCCTCACAAACCTGAATGCACCTAACTTCAGGCTTATGGAGACCACTGATAGAAAGACGTCAAAAGAGTTATGGAAAGAGATAATTCCTCACAGAAAAGATGTATTGCTTGAAGATATTGATGTGTTTGAAGATTTTTTCGTACTAAGCGAAAGATATAATGCAAGCACGAATATAAGTATCATAGAACATGGGACGGGTAAGCAAAAATATCTTCCTTTTGAGGAAACTGCCTATACTGTGTTTACGAAAGATAATTATGAAATAAATACAGAATGGCTAAGGTTTAGATATACTTCGTTAACAACTCCCAATACTGTCTATGATTTCAATATGCGGACAGGGGAACAGATTCTCAGAAAGCGGGAAACTGTAGTAGGTGGTTATAATCCTTCAGAATATAAAACAGAGAGAATTTGGGCTGTGGCCAATGATGGGACAAAAATTCCGATGTCAGTTGTATATAAGAAGGGGCTGACATTGAATGGGAATAACCCGGCATTGTTGTATGGCTATGGTTCATATGGAATAAGTATTGATCCTGAGTTTTCATCAAAAAGGTTAAGCCTTCTTGATCGCGGTTTTATATTCGCTATTGCTCATATCAGAGGCGGACAGGAGATGGGAAGGCATTGGTATGAAGATGGTAAAATGTTTAAGAAGATAAATACATTTACTGATTTCATCAATTGTGCAGAACATCTTATAAAGGAAGGATACACCAGTTCAGATAAACTGTTTGCACAAGGTGGCAGCGCGGGAGGTTTATTGATGGGTGCTATAATCAATCTAAGACCGGATCTGTTTAAGGGAATAATTGCTCAGGTACCTTTTGTAGATGTGGTCAGCACAATGCTGGATGAATCTATTCCTCTTACGACCGGAGAATTTGATGAATGGGGTAATCCCAAGAATGAGGAATCGTACAAATATATGTTATCTTATTCACCTTATGATAATATCCAGTCTAAAGAATATCCCAATATACTTATCACTACGGGTCTCCATGATTCACAGGTACAATATTGGGAACCGGCTAAATGGACTGCAAAACTTAGAGATTTAAAGACTGATAATAATGTGCTTTGCCTTAGAACGAATATGGAAACAGGACATGGAGGAACTACCGGAAGGTTTAAGGTGTATGAAGAAATAGCACAGGAGTTTGCATTTGTTCTAATGATTTCCGGAATAGAGAATTAG
- the chrA gene encoding chromate efflux transporter — protein MDPVRIKEVCYVFLKLGIIGFGGPAAHIAMMEEEIVNKRKWISREHFLDLIGATNLIPGPNSTEMSMHCGHERAGFPGLFFGGICFIFPAALIMGILAWLYASYGSIPEVKPFLYGIKPAIIAIIINAIYKLGKTALKNWQLGLIGTGVVIASLAGINEIYALLCAGLIAIIWFSGKDWLRPSSLSSFSPFIFSLIPFSKSITLGELFWIFIKIGATLFGSGYVLVAYLQAEFVDKTGWLTQGQLLDAVALGQFTPGPLFTTATFIGYQMASLPGAVIATIGIFLPSFLFVLVLNPFVPKLRKSRVMSYFLDGVNIGAIGVMLAVTFELCSSVLTDLSAWFIAIASLITVFGFRKLNSTWIIAGGAIAGYLFHVMNL, from the coding sequence ATGGATCCAGTAAGAATAAAGGAGGTTTGTTATGTGTTTCTGAAGCTTGGTATTATAGGGTTTGGAGGGCCGGCTGCACATATTGCCATGATGGAAGAAGAAATAGTCAACAAAAGGAAATGGATAAGCAGAGAACATTTTCTTGATCTTATAGGAGCTACCAATCTGATTCCCGGTCCGAATTCAACTGAAATGAGCATGCATTGCGGTCATGAGCGAGCAGGATTTCCGGGATTGTTCTTCGGGGGGATTTGTTTTATTTTTCCTGCCGCACTTATCATGGGAATATTAGCATGGCTTTATGCAAGTTATGGAAGTATACCAGAGGTTAAACCTTTTTTGTATGGTATTAAACCGGCTATTATTGCAATTATCATTAACGCAATTTATAAACTTGGAAAAACTGCTTTAAAAAATTGGCAACTTGGTCTCATTGGCACAGGCGTAGTGATAGCCTCTCTTGCTGGTATTAACGAGATATATGCATTGTTATGTGCAGGACTTATTGCAATTATCTGGTTCTCCGGAAAGGATTGGTTAAGACCTAGTAGTCTGTCATCTTTTAGTCCATTTATATTTTCTTTAATTCCTTTTTCAAAATCCATTACCTTGGGTGAATTATTCTGGATATTTATAAAAATTGGAGCTACCTTGTTTGGAAGTGGTTATGTATTGGTAGCTTATCTGCAGGCAGAATTTGTAGATAAGACAGGATGGCTTACTCAGGGACAATTACTGGATGCAGTGGCTCTTGGACAGTTTACGCCAGGACCTTTGTTCACTACTGCTACATTTATCGGATATCAGATGGCTAGTTTACCTGGAGCTGTAATTGCTACAATCGGAATTTTTCTTCCTTCCTTTTTATTTGTCCTTGTGTTGAATCCTTTTGTTCCTAAATTGAGAAAATCCAGGGTAATGAGTTATTTTCTGGATGGCGTAAATATTGGAGCTATTGGGGTGATGCTGGCTGTCACCTTCGAACTTTGCAGTAGTGTTTTAACTGATCTTAGCGCCTGGTTCATAGCTATTGCATCTCTTATTACAGTATTTGGATTCAGGAAACTCAATTCCACCTGGATCATTGCAGGAGGTGCTATTGCGGGTTATCTTTTTCATGTAATGAATTTGTAA
- a CDS encoding Ig-like domain-containing protein has protein sequence MMKHKQVMSGRQIVRSFYSGVNEKILLFVFCSVFFCRSIQAQDPTAPPVKIGSVDEFYNTVRLSESQIKTRKIKKSIIPVTKDSVSALINLKKTIDGEEFIYGEVQDKEASSVTFSIADGKLSGYVVIPSDKKAFRYFSQKDEVFVEEEDINKVICIDFNKSSNAEKRALPVQAPPSGSAVYNLQSLAGATAVAYLDFDGQVVTGTRWNGGNTINALPGNFSETEVTNIWKMISEDFRAFNINITTNEAVFNAAPRGRRIRCIFTPTNTASPGAGGVAYVNSFRWTDDTPCWVFNSGTKGAGEAGSHEIGHTLGLSHDGRTSPKEDYYSGHGIWAPIMGVGYSKGLVQWSRGEYANANQTQDDISIISGTGNGFGFRTDEAGNTNATAKALILSQNGVVSENQNYGIITQRTDVDIYSFTTSGGTVALTINPSPAFPNLDIVATLKNEAGTTLATSNPTASATGSQTAPTSINGLYASFNINLTAGTYYLNIDGTGQGDPLTTGYSDYSSIGEYFISGTIPVAQTNQNPVVKITAPLNNTVFTAPATINVTATASDADGTISGVTFSGAGASVTDNISPYSTRWNNVAVGTYKIVANVRDNNGGVGTDTVTITVVPAVNQNPVVKITAPLNNTVFTAPATINVTATASDADGTIIGVSFSGAGVSVTDVTSPYSISWTDVAAGTYKIIANVRDDNGGIGTDTVIVTVVPLVNQNPVVAITSPINNASFNAPANITIAANASDADGTIAGVAFYNGSLLLGSDNTAPYTYTITGAAAGTYSLTAVATDNNGGKTTSSVITVKVENALTTGINGPSCLVAGQRYLFVLSPEASATNISWWTNAQATIEVDPLDKSKVYITYAANISSVNISAGVNYAVNPWYKQYDKILKVGGCPSAAMEAFAPEEIQEDSKEEILLSLKLYDLQGKEIAYNGELTLDVNKLSEYLDEGAYIVHGVTDHKVIKKKIVVMK, from the coding sequence ATGATGAAACATAAACAAGTCATGTCTGGTAGACAAATTGTTAGGAGTTTTTATAGTGGTGTCAATGAAAAAATACTTCTGTTTGTTTTTTGTTCTGTTTTCTTTTGCAGAAGTATTCAAGCGCAGGATCCTACTGCACCTCCTGTTAAGATTGGGAGTGTGGATGAGTTTTATAATACAGTTCGCCTTTCGGAATCTCAGATAAAAACCCGCAAAATCAAAAAAAGTATTATTCCTGTTACCAAAGATTCAGTTTCTGCTTTGATTAATCTCAAAAAAACAATTGATGGTGAAGAATTTATTTATGGGGAAGTTCAGGATAAAGAGGCATCATCAGTTACTTTTTCTATTGCTGATGGGAAATTGAGTGGTTATGTAGTAATTCCTTCCGATAAAAAAGCATTCAGGTATTTCTCTCAGAAAGATGAAGTATTTGTAGAGGAAGAAGATATTAATAAAGTAATCTGTATTGATTTTAACAAATCTTCGAATGCCGAAAAGCGAGCTTTACCTGTTCAGGCACCGCCCTCAGGCTCGGCAGTATATAACCTGCAAAGTTTGGCTGGTGCGACTGCCGTTGCTTACCTGGACTTTGATGGACAAGTTGTAACAGGTACAAGATGGAATGGGGGAAATACCATTAATGCCTTACCTGGGAATTTTTCTGAAACTGAAGTTACCAATATCTGGAAGATGATCAGCGAAGACTTCAGAGCTTTTAATATAAACATTACAACCAATGAAGCTGTGTTTAACGCTGCTCCCAGAGGTAGGAGGATCAGATGTATATTTACTCCTACTAACACTGCATCTCCTGGCGCTGGGGGGGTTGCTTATGTCAATTCTTTCAGATGGACTGACGATACGCCTTGTTGGGTATTTAATAGCGGTACTAAAGGGGCAGGTGAAGCTGGTTCTCATGAAATAGGACATACATTAGGTCTGTCTCATGATGGCAGAACATCTCCAAAAGAAGATTATTATTCCGGTCATGGAATTTGGGCACCAATCATGGGCGTGGGTTATTCTAAAGGTTTAGTTCAGTGGAGTCGTGGTGAATATGCAAATGCCAATCAGACTCAGGATGATATTTCAATCATCTCAGGAACAGGAAATGGATTTGGTTTCAGAACGGATGAAGCTGGAAATACAAATGCTACCGCTAAAGCATTGATATTATCCCAAAATGGTGTGGTGTCTGAAAACCAAAACTATGGGATTATTACTCAAAGAACGGATGTGGACATCTATTCATTTACTACATCAGGTGGAACTGTTGCATTAACCATTAATCCGTCTCCGGCTTTTCCTAACCTTGATATAGTTGCTACACTTAAAAATGAAGCAGGAACAACATTGGCCACTTCAAATCCCACTGCCTCTGCAACAGGCAGTCAGACAGCTCCAACTTCTATAAACGGTTTATATGCTTCATTTAACATAAACCTCACTGCAGGAACTTATTATTTGAATATTGACGGAACAGGTCAAGGAGATCCTTTAACTACTGGTTATTCGGATTATTCCTCTATAGGGGAATATTTTATTTCAGGTACTATTCCTGTTGCACAGACCAATCAAAATCCTGTTGTTAAAATTACCGCTCCATTAAACAATACCGTATTTACAGCTCCGGCGACAATCAATGTCACAGCTACAGCATCTGATGCAGATGGTACGATAAGTGGGGTTACCTTTTCCGGAGCCGGAGCATCAGTGACTGATAATATCAGTCCATATTCTACTAGGTGGAACAATGTAGCAGTGGGTACTTACAAAATTGTTGCAAATGTCAGAGATAACAATGGAGGAGTTGGAACAGATACAGTAACAATAACAGTTGTTCCGGCAGTTAATCAAAATCCTGTTGTTAAAATTACCGCTCCATTAAACAATACCGTATTTACAGCTCCTGCAACAATCAATGTCACTGCTACAGCATCTGATGCAGATGGAACAATTATCGGAGTTTCCTTTTCTGGGGCAGGAGTATCGGTGACAGATGTTACCAGTCCATATAGCATCAGCTGGACTGATGTTGCAGCAGGTACTTATAAAATCATTGCGAATGTCAGAGATGATAATGGAGGAATAGGAACAGATACTGTTATAGTAACAGTTGTACCACTTGTTAATCAAAATCCCGTTGTTGCAATTACAAGTCCGATCAATAATGCTTCTTTTAATGCTCCGGCAAACATTACCATTGCGGCAAATGCCTCAGATGCAGATGGTACGATTGCAGGAGTAGCATTTTATAATGGATCTTTGCTGTTAGGATCTGATAATACAGCGCCCTATACTTATACAATCACGGGAGCAGCAGCAGGTACCTATAGTCTGACAGCAGTTGCGACAGATAATAACGGAGGAAAAACAACCTCATCTGTAATTACTGTTAAAGTAGAAAATGCATTAACGACAGGAATAAATGGTCCTTCTTGTCTCGTGGCAGGGCAAAGATATCTTTTTGTTTTGTCTCCTGAAGCTTCAGCTACCAATATCAGCTGGTGGACTAATGCTCAGGCAACAATAGAAGTAGATCCTTTAGATAAGAGCAAAGTATATATAACATATGCAGCTAATATATCATCTGTCAACATTAGCGCAGGGGTGAATTATGCTGTGAACCCGTGGTATAAACAATATGATAAAATCCTGAAAGTCGGAGGGTGTCCTTCTGCTGCGATGGAAGCATTTGCACCTGAAGAAATTCAAGAGGATTCTAAGGAGGAGATCTTGTTATCTTTAAAACTTTATGATTTACAAGGCAAAGAGATTGCATACAATGGCGAGTTAACACTTGATGTAAATAAACTCAGTGAATATTTGGACGAAGGAGCATATATTGTCCATGGTGTTACCGACCATAAAGTGATAAAGAAAAAAATTGTAGTAATGAAATAA
- a CDS encoding GNAT family N-acetyltransferase — protein sequence MITAKIEDKSLVVDILTSSFDQNKSVNYVVKQDGKRKERIRKLMEYCFDSCYQNGRVYLSGDRNACALILFPEQEKVSFKSVMNDLRLAFSCIGPERLPKVLARESKVKSNYPKQSIYYLRFIGVHPDFQRNGIGSSLITEIINEARGMRKPIYLETSMMENIKFYKKLGFELFNELHLPHQLYLFRINN from the coding sequence ATGATAACAGCTAAGATTGAAGATAAGTCTCTTGTGGTGGATATATTGACCTCTTCATTTGATCAGAATAAAAGTGTCAATTATGTTGTAAAGCAGGATGGGAAGAGAAAAGAAAGAATTCGAAAGCTGATGGAATATTGTTTTGATAGTTGTTATCAGAATGGGAGAGTATACCTTTCAGGAGATCGCAATGCATGTGCCCTCATATTATTCCCCGAACAAGAGAAGGTTTCATTTAAGTCTGTTATGAATGATCTAAGACTGGCATTCTCTTGCATAGGTCCGGAAAGGCTTCCAAAAGTTCTGGCCAGAGAATCGAAAGTTAAAAGTAATTATCCCAAGCAGTCTATCTACTATTTAAGGTTTATTGGTGTACATCCGGATTTTCAGAGAAATGGAATCGGTAGTTCATTGATTACTGAAATTATAAATGAAGCTAGGGGGATGAGGAAACCAATCTATTTGGAGACTTCAATGATGGAAAATATAAAGTTTTATAAAAAACTGGGATTTGAGCTGTTTAATGAATTACACTTACCTCACCAATTATATTTATTCAGGATAAATAATTAA